The genomic segment AAGACAGCCCGCAGCTGATTCACCAGGTCGCGGTGATACGTGATCCACTTCGAATCCGGCGACCAGTCCGCCGACCAGTCCGGCCCAAAGCTGCCGTATATCCCCTGATCGATCAGCACCGGCTTCGGCGCCGCAGCCTTGGGGTCTGCGGGTACATCGATGACCCAGAGCCGGTTGTGCTTATCCATATAGAGGATGTGCTTCGAATCCGGCGACCACGTCGGCCCATAGAAGAAGCTCGGATTCGGTCCCAGGTCGATCACCACCGGCGGCTTGAATCCGGTCTGCTCCTGCAGATAAAGCTGGTACTCGCCGCTCGCGTCCGAGAAGTACGCGATCGTCTTCCCATCCGGCGACCAAGCCGGATTCCGCTCCGCCACGCCCGGCGTCCGGGTCATGTTGCGCGTATCGCCTTTTTCGCCGGGAACCGTAAAGATCTCCCCGTGGGCCTCGAACACCGCGCGCGCCCCGCTCGGCGACAAATTCGCGTTCTGGATCTCATCCGGCGTAACGGTGGCGATATGCGGCGTCAGAGTCGGCAACTCACCGTCAATCTGGATCGGCACGACCTTGTCCTCGTTGCTGCTCGTATCCACCAGGTGAATGGCTCCGAACTGTTCGTAAACCAAGCCGCCCGGCCCACCCTGCATCGCCTTGATGTCGAGCCCCTTGTTCTGCCCGACCGGCGTGACCTGCCTGGAGCCGACATCGTATTTGTAGAGCGAAACCGGCCCCGCGTTCTTCCCGTCCTCGCTTCGATCCGACAGGAAGTACACCGCATCCCCCTGCCACACCGGGCCCGAATCGTTCGAGTTCTTCCGCGGCACCCGCACCAGGTCCAGCGTCTTCAGGTTCACGATCCAGATCGGCGTCGTCTGGCCGCCCACATAGCGCTTCCAGGCCTCCTGCCACTTCGTAACCGGCTGGTACGCGATTGACTGCCCATCCGGCGAGAACGACCCCTCCACCCCCATCGGTAGCGGCAGTGGCTCGGGAATGCCGGTCCCGTCCGCGTGCACCAGGAACAACCGCCCGAAATGCCGGTAGCTGAACCCGCCCGTAACGATCAGCACGTTCTTCCCGTCTCGACTCCACCCCGCCACGTAGCTGCCCGCCGGATGCCAGGTGACCCGCCGCGGCACTCCACCCATCGCAGGGATGATGTAGACGTCGTCGTTTCCGTGCAGGTGCGCCGTGTAGGCGATCTCGGAGCCATCGGGCGAAAAGTACGGCCCGGTATTGACGTTTCCGTTCGAGGTCAGCCGCTGCGCCGCGCCGCCCTGCCGGGCCACAGTCCAAACGTCGTCGGCATAACGGAAGGCAATCCGATCCTGCGAAAGCGAGGGGCTCCGCAGCAGCAAATGCTGGTCGGCCTGGGAACCCTGCCCAAACGCGGTGGGAATGAGAGCGGAAACTACGCACAAAACGAGGGCGAAGCGAAAACGCATCACTGGATCCTCCATGAAACCTCGGACGAGGTTAAGTGCAAGGCTTACTGACAGCGGGGTGCGCACCCTATCCTACGACGGAGGCCGCGAAATTGTTCATCAAAAACGGCTTCCCACTCCCGGGAACCGCCCGCCGCCGGCCTGCGTAAGAGTCAGCAGAGGAAAACTGAGGCTAAATTCCGCCGTTGCCCGTCATACGAATACCGGAGCGAACTCTATCTCATGTGACCTTCCGCACCGGCGGGGTGGCTTATGGCCTGTACCCCATCTTCTTTGATCGGTTGATGGGGCCCCGTTTTCATCGAACGACTGCAAAGACTGATGGGGAGGCACACGGCTGAAAGTAGTCTTCGTCACTCCAGATTCACTAGTTTGCGTAAACTGAAAGGGATCTCCCCGGAGCCGTCTTTGCATGCACCTAGGCGACTCTCACTGCCATCCCGGGCTTAGAAAGCAGAACCATGCAACTGATTGAGGCCTTCAAACTCGCGCTGCAGTCTCTCTGGGCCAACAAGATGCGGTCCATCCTCACGCTCATCGGCGTCATCATGGGCGTGGCCTCGGTCATCATGGTCATCACAATGGTGCAGGGCGCCAACCGCTACGTGAGCACCAAGCTTTCAGGCTACGGTGCCGACGTGTTCACCATCACTCGCATGTCGAGCGTGATCTTCACCCCGGAGGAGTACTTCAAGTTCCAGAAGCGCAAGATCGTGCGCATGGAGGATTACCAGGCCATCCGCGAGGGCTGCACCGAATGCAGCGAGGTCGGCGCCCTCCTGAACAAGTCCACCAACGTGGTCGCCAACGGGAAGTCCAGCAACAACACTGGCGTGCGCGGCTACACCTGGACCATGCTGTCGCTGAATAACGTCGACATCGCGCTGGGCCGCGGCTTTACGCCGGCCGACGACGAACACGCCACCAAAGACGTGATCGTCGGCTACGACATCGTCGACAACCTGCTGCCCGACGGCGATCCCATCGGCAAGGAGATCCGCGTAGACGGCATTCCCTACACCATCATCGGCGTGGGCGATCGCCAGGGCAAAACGCTAGGCCAGTCGCAGGACAACTGGGTTGCCATCCCCATCACCACCTATCAGCAGATCTACGGCTACAACGACTCCGTGGACATTTACGCGCGCGCCAACGGCGACGCCCAGGTGATGGAACGCGCCAAGGATCAGGCTCGCGTGATCATGCGTGCCCGCCGCCACAACGCGCCCGGCCAGCCCGACGACTTCGAAATCGAAACCAACGACACCTTCCTCGATATCTGGAAGCAGATCAGCTCGCTCTTCGCCGCGGTCGTGCTCGGCCTCGCGTCCATCGCGTTGGTGGTCGGTGGTGTCGTCATCATGAACATCATGCTGGTTAGCGTTACGGAGCGCACCCGCGAAATCGGCGTACGCAAAGCGCTCGGCGCCAAGCAGCGCGACGTGCTGCTGCAGTTCTTAATCGAAAGCGGATTCCTCGCCCTGATCGGCGGCGCATTCGGCGTCCTCGGCGGAATCCTGGTAGGCAAAATCATCACCGTCGTCATCGGATTCCCCACCGCCGTTCCCCTCTGGGCCATCTTCCTCGGACTGTTCCTGGCCACCAGCGTGGGAATCTTCTTCGGCGTTTACCCGGCAAGCAAAGCCGCAAAATTGGATCCGGTCGTCGCGCTTCGCGCGGAAATGTAGGAGGCATATGGCGAAGGGGCAGGCAGGCGAATCCGTCAAAATGGCGCTGGACACGCTGCGCGCAAACAAGCTGCGCTCGGGCTTGACGATCCTCGGCATTGTCATCGGCGTCTCCACCGTGATCACCATCTCCTCAGTGATCAGCGGTGTGAACAATCGTGTCAACGACTTCGTGAGCGCGCTCGGCTCCAACGTCATCTGGGTCTTCCACATGCCCGTCATCGGAGTGCGCCCCACCACCGAAATGCTGGCCCGCAAAAAGCTCAACATCGATGACGTTATGGCCATCCGCGAGCTGCCCCATGTCGTCGCTGCCGACGGCGCTTTCCAGCACACCGGCCAGTTCCGCGTGGGCGCTGTCAGCGTGAAATATAACGGCAAAAAGGTGGCCGGAACCATCCTCACCGGGTCCACCTCCGCCGTCAGCGTCATCAGCGAATTCACCATGATGCAGGGCCGCATGTATACCGACGAAGAAGATAAGCGCGCCGCGCATGTCTGCGTCCTCGGTCACGACACATGGGAAGAGCTCTTCGGCGATCAGAGCGCCCTCGGCAAACAGGTCAGCGTCGAGACCGGCCTCTACACCGTCATCGGCGTCCTCGACAAGCAGAAGCAGCCCTTCGGCGGCGGCAAGAACCGCAACGATAACCAGGTGTACTTCCCGCTGGGCACGTTCCACAACCTGCATCCTGAAGACAAGGACATGTGGGTCAGCCTCAAATACGACGCGCCGGAAAACAAGGCACTTGTGCAGGAAGAGGTCCGCGAGCTGCTCCGCATCCACCGCAAGGTGCGTGTAGACAAGCCGGATGATTTCGAGATCTTCGGACCCGACTCGATCACCAAGCTGTGGAACCAGATCACCGGCGGACTCGTGCTCTTCATGATCGCCGTCTCCAGCGTTGGCCTTATGGTGGGCGGCGTCGGCGTGATGAACATCATGCTCGTCAGCGTTACAGAGCGTACCCGCGAGATCGGCGTGCGCAAAGCTATCGGCGCAACCAAGCGCACCATCCTTACGCAATTCACCACAGAAGCCGTGACCTTATGTGCGGTCGGCGGCCTCGTGGGAGTTTTCGTCGGCGCCGTGATT from the Occallatibacter riparius genome contains:
- a CDS encoding ABC transporter permease, with the protein product MQLIEAFKLALQSLWANKMRSILTLIGVIMGVASVIMVITMVQGANRYVSTKLSGYGADVFTITRMSSVIFTPEEYFKFQKRKIVRMEDYQAIREGCTECSEVGALLNKSTNVVANGKSSNNTGVRGYTWTMLSLNNVDIALGRGFTPADDEHATKDVIVGYDIVDNLLPDGDPIGKEIRVDGIPYTIIGVGDRQGKTLGQSQDNWVAIPITTYQQIYGYNDSVDIYARANGDAQVMERAKDQARVIMRARRHNAPGQPDDFEIETNDTFLDIWKQISSLFAAVVLGLASIALVVGGVVIMNIMLVSVTERTREIGVRKALGAKQRDVLLQFLIESGFLALIGGAFGVLGGILVGKIITVVIGFPTAVPLWAIFLGLFLATSVGIFFGVYPASKAAKLDPVVALRAEM
- a CDS encoding ABC transporter permease: MAKGQAGESVKMALDTLRANKLRSGLTILGIVIGVSTVITISSVISGVNNRVNDFVSALGSNVIWVFHMPVIGVRPTTEMLARKKLNIDDVMAIRELPHVVAADGAFQHTGQFRVGAVSVKYNGKKVAGTILTGSTSAVSVISEFTMMQGRMYTDEEDKRAAHVCVLGHDTWEELFGDQSALGKQVSVETGLYTVIGVLDKQKQPFGGGKNRNDNQVYFPLGTFHNLHPEDKDMWVSLKYDAPENKALVQEEVRELLRIHRKVRVDKPDDFEIFGPDSITKLWNQITGGLVLFMIAVSSVGLMVGGVGVMNIMLVSVTERTREIGVRKAIGATKRTILTQFTTEAVTLCAVGGLVGVFVGAVITWVIYFLPVGLPATLSSVWVAIAFGVSCAIGLMFGIYPAWKAANLDPIEALRYE